In one window of Vibrio sp. DW001 DNA:
- a CDS encoding carbohydrate porin, translating to MKNFKVLSLALAVASSLTTFGAVANETINMQAQIDDLQALMAEKENDVIFFGYARYGAQYQNGDTRYVNGIGSTGQTVGRLGNEANGGEFGIAKKYTAENGAIWDLAVMVEHWSNDEWGDESYGGVNLKRFYAGATNIFDSQPGLYVWAGRDFHSRLQQGLNDYYVTIEDGQGGGFKNFDLGGAKLDFGFVGGVDDNEGSLGNDNGKYAATSKIKDIDAGFAKIDAYAHFGFTSEDEGIESAGLDSETAWLIGTQIKFDSASLHVRYGDGANNSVMGLKGDFQSLFVSYEGGFSAGENWNINYLAAYYNQSGDDATDQNEYSLIVRPQYRWNDIHSTWIETGYALVDEDSGNETDGWKVTLSQNISIGGLPWSRPMLRFYATVGEKDVAPQGSANTTTDTVSFGAMFEAWW from the coding sequence ATGAAAAACTTTAAGGTTTTATCTCTCGCCCTAGCAGTGGCCTCCTCTCTTACAACTTTTGGCGCTGTCGCTAACGAAACTATCAATATGCAGGCGCAGATTGATGACTTACAAGCGCTTATGGCAGAAAAAGAAAATGATGTAATTTTCTTTGGTTACGCTCGATATGGTGCGCAATATCAAAATGGTGATACTCGATATGTAAACGGTATTGGTAGTACGGGACAAACTGTTGGTCGTTTGGGTAACGAAGCCAATGGTGGTGAGTTTGGTATTGCGAAAAAGTACACCGCTGAAAATGGCGCGATTTGGGACCTTGCTGTAATGGTAGAACATTGGTCAAATGATGAATGGGGCGATGAATCCTACGGTGGTGTCAACCTTAAAAGATTTTACGCAGGTGCCACCAACATTTTTGATTCACAACCAGGTTTGTATGTTTGGGCAGGTCGAGATTTCCATTCTCGATTGCAACAAGGCTTAAACGATTACTATGTAACAATTGAAGATGGTCAAGGGGGTGGTTTCAAAAATTTTGACTTAGGTGGTGCAAAATTGGACTTTGGTTTTGTTGGGGGTGTCGACGATAATGAAGGATCCCTTGGAAACGACAACGGTAAATATGCCGCGACCTCTAAGATTAAAGACATTGATGCAGGATTTGCAAAAATTGACGCATACGCACACTTTGGTTTTACATCAGAAGATGAAGGTATTGAAAGCGCGGGACTAGATAGCGAGACAGCATGGTTAATCGGTACTCAAATTAAATTTGATTCTGCTAGCTTGCATGTTCGATATGGTGACGGTGCAAATAATTCAGTAATGGGCCTTAAAGGTGATTTCCAAAGTTTATTTGTCAGTTATGAAGGTGGATTTAGTGCTGGCGAAAATTGGAATATTAACTACCTAGCCGCTTATTATAACCAATCTGGTGATGACGCTACCGATCAGAATGAATATAGCCTCATCGTTCGTCCTCAATATCGTTGGAACGATATTCACTCCACATGGATTGAAACTGGCTATGCATTAGTTGATGAAGACAGCGGCAACGAAACGGATGGTTGGAAAGTAACGCTTTCTCAAAACATCTCTATAGGAGGCTTACCTTGGAGCCGTCCAATGCTTCGCTTCTATGCTACCGTTGGTGAGAAAGATGTTGCCCCACAAGGATCGGCTAACACAACTACCGATACCGTTAGCTTCGGCGCAATGTTCGAGGCATGGTGGTAA
- a CDS encoding LacI family DNA-binding transcriptional regulator, with amino-acid sequence MATIRDVSEFAGVSQATVSRVVNGSTRVSHDKKMSVEKAIKKLGYRPNSIAQALASSRTGSIGVVVPELAGFYSGMLQAIEDQLRRFGYHLVVTAGSNDEEGQKQAIDFLLSRRVDALILHTQDVSDDYLIDLETQGIQLALVNRLVPELNNSCIELDNELGANIATKYLIDMGHREIACITGPLSKSDARGRLQGYREALEEAGIEYSESRVVEAGFTEETGASAMNKLLNRDCRFSAVFAANDHMAFGAFGEMKKASLLVPEDVSLVGFDNILFARYLTPGLTTIDFPIEQMSTEAVQLILQKLIKKKTEVDFKLSPSLVIRESVKKLTANL; translated from the coding sequence ATGGCAACAATTAGAGACGTATCTGAATTCGCTGGTGTCTCTCAAGCGACAGTATCAAGAGTGGTTAATGGTTCTACCAGAGTAAGCCATGACAAAAAAATGTCGGTAGAAAAAGCGATTAAGAAACTTGGTTATCGCCCAAATTCTATTGCACAGGCATTGGCGTCTAGTCGAACGGGCAGTATTGGAGTTGTCGTTCCTGAATTGGCAGGTTTCTATTCTGGCATGCTTCAAGCAATAGAGGATCAGCTGCGTCGTTTTGGTTATCACCTGGTGGTGACGGCCGGTTCTAATGACGAAGAGGGTCAAAAACAGGCGATAGACTTTTTGCTAAGCCGACGTGTCGACGCGCTCATTCTACATACTCAGGATGTTTCCGACGACTATCTAATTGACCTAGAAACTCAGGGTATTCAGCTTGCCCTTGTGAACCGCCTTGTTCCAGAACTGAATAATAGCTGTATAGAACTCGATAACGAGTTGGGTGCAAATATCGCGACAAAATACCTTATTGATATGGGGCATCGTGAAATCGCGTGTATTACGGGTCCTCTGTCTAAATCAGATGCGCGAGGTCGTTTGCAAGGTTACCGCGAGGCGCTAGAAGAAGCGGGTATTGAATACAGTGAATCACGCGTAGTTGAAGCGGGATTTACAGAAGAAACAGGTGCAAGCGCCATGAACAAGCTTCTTAACCGTGATTGCCGTTTTAGTGCGGTCTTTGCGGCAAATGACCACATGGCTTTTGGCGCTTTTGGAGAGATGAAAAAAGCCAGTTTATTAGTCCCGGAGGATGTATCTCTTGTTGGTTTCGACAACATTTTATTTGCCCGTTACCTGACTCCAGGGCTTACAACGATCGATTTTCCAATAGAACAGATGAGTACTGAAGCGGTGCAATTAATCCTTCAAAAACTCATTAAAAAGAAAACAGAAGTAGATTTTAAACTTTCCCCCTCTTTAGTGATTAGAGAGTCGGTGAAAAAACTCACAGCTAATTTATAA